A single window of Archangium gephyra DNA harbors:
- a CDS encoding PLP-dependent aminotransferase family protein, with protein MTAATPIIAPPPFQLAQRMSRVKASAVREILKVAERPDVLSFAGGLPAPELFPVEAIAQAHAEVFAEEGPAALQYSTTEGYGPLREWICSHLGEQGLHATTDQVLITSGSQQGIDLVAKVMLDPGDVVVVENPSYLAALQTFSGYEVSYSVVGSDQDGMRVDELEGLLHSVSRKPKLIYLVPNFQNPKGTTLSLERRHALVRFAQRHRILILEDNPYGELRFRGEHLPSLASLDTEGVVVNLGTFSKTLAPGLRIGWAVGPREIIRGLTVLKQSTDLHTATVTQRATARLLSRFDYNANLEKLRAVYGHRCQVMLASLEKHMPEGTRWTEPDGGMFLWVELPRGMSADALFPQALEKRVAFVPGASFFAGEPRTEFMRLNFSNRPPELIEEGMRRLGAVIATARS; from the coding sequence ATGACCGCGGCCACCCCTATTATCGCTCCTCCGCCGTTCCAGCTGGCCCAGCGCATGTCGCGGGTCAAGGCCTCCGCCGTGAGGGAGATCCTCAAGGTGGCCGAGCGTCCGGACGTGCTCTCCTTCGCGGGCGGGCTGCCAGCGCCCGAGCTCTTCCCGGTGGAGGCCATCGCCCAGGCGCACGCCGAGGTCTTCGCCGAGGAGGGCCCCGCCGCGCTCCAGTACAGCACCACCGAGGGCTACGGGCCGCTGCGCGAGTGGATCTGCTCGCACCTGGGCGAGCAGGGCCTGCACGCGACGACGGACCAGGTGCTCATCACCAGCGGCTCCCAGCAGGGCATCGACCTGGTGGCCAAGGTGATGCTCGACCCGGGTGACGTGGTGGTGGTGGAGAATCCCAGCTACCTCGCCGCGCTGCAGACGTTCAGCGGGTACGAGGTCTCCTACTCCGTCGTGGGCAGCGACCAGGACGGCATGCGCGTGGACGAGCTGGAGGGGCTGCTGCACAGCGTCAGCCGCAAGCCCAAGCTCATCTACCTGGTCCCCAACTTCCAGAATCCCAAGGGCACCACGCTGTCGCTGGAGCGCCGGCACGCGCTCGTGCGCTTCGCCCAGCGCCACCGCATCCTCATCCTCGAGGACAACCCGTACGGCGAGCTGCGCTTCCGGGGCGAGCACCTGCCGTCGCTGGCCTCGCTGGACACCGAGGGCGTGGTCGTCAACCTGGGGACGTTCTCCAAGACGCTGGCCCCCGGGCTGCGCATCGGCTGGGCCGTGGGCCCGCGCGAGATCATCCGCGGGCTCACCGTCCTCAAGCAGTCGACGGACCTGCACACCGCCACCGTCACGCAGCGCGCCACCGCGCGGCTCCTGTCGCGCTTCGACTACAACGCCAACCTGGAGAAGCTGCGCGCCGTCTACGGTCACCGGTGCCAGGTGATGCTCGCCTCGCTGGAGAAGCACATGCCCGAGGGCACCCGGTGGACGGAGCCGGATGGCGGCATGTTCCTGTGGGTGGAGCTGCCGCGGGGCATGAGCGCGGACGCCCTCTTCCCGCAGGCGCTCGAGAAGCGCGTCGCCTTCGTGCCCGGTGCCTCCTTCTTCGCCGGAGAGCCGCGCACGGAGTTCATGCGGCTGAACTTCTCCAACCGTCCGCCGGAGCTCATCGAGGAAGGCATGCGCCGGCTCGGCGCGGTCATCGCCACCGCCCGGAGTTGA
- a CDS encoding alpha-2-macroglobulin family protein, with the protein MKRYFVLGGVCLVAGFALNTCMGSLARHEAPSAAALAGDDRMYAKKDLKTFGQNVAEEMEDEAPMPAPAQSVGRVAGAGRGGGGEGFGMKAEAPGAPPPPPPPAPVAEAPATPGRAWFPETFLFEPLVVTDASGLASVPVKVPDRLTNWRVLALAHSRSGAQAGAVSGFAGTLPTYVDPVLPPFLRAGDVVRVPVQVVNTTGTPVTRPLKVEAQGAAVEGGSRTVTVPAAGSVVEYVTVRTAQPGPVTLRASLGGTDSVVRTFDVWPTGRPVAETHGGTLAAPRTLELVGPENAVAGSERVRLLVFPGALGVLRSELNAAFGRGGVAEDAYALLLAGRAPELLKSLGGTADADSLKRMSALAGQRVLRAGRAPEVATAALLAEAALVHPDNPVLARLGERLSGQVASAQRPDGTCQGADGWTLQRLLVATADCARAVRAGTGSDAGRRRASGFDARVAGAFERYAARVQDGYTAAAVLASGGVSGTVRDALRKQVREAIQKRPDGSAFLPVGPGVVRADGLVPSETEATALAVLALVDDKEAPLADLGTSLLADYRPERGWGDGRANLVGLKAALALFKEPLPSQVSVVLERDGKVVTEGTFDAKALREVLALEGAAAGSAGKHTWAVRAEPAVPGLGFSLTLGAYVPWRASETGRGLELAVKGPAEVKVGMPAEVTVQAASPAGMALTLRQGLPAGVQVDRASLDALVNEGKVTSYEVEDGAVSLTLPPRGAAEPFSARFRVVPTLAGSLQAGASSLTPVDRPDFVFHVPPATWAVR; encoded by the coding sequence ATGAAGCGCTACTTCGTATTGGGTGGGGTGTGCCTCGTCGCGGGCTTCGCGCTGAACACGTGCATGGGGAGCCTGGCGCGCCACGAGGCCCCTTCCGCGGCCGCGTTGGCGGGCGATGACCGGATGTACGCGAAGAAGGACCTCAAGACCTTCGGCCAGAATGTCGCGGAGGAGATGGAGGACGAGGCGCCGATGCCAGCACCCGCCCAGTCCGTGGGCCGGGTGGCCGGGGCCGGCAGGGGAGGAGGAGGGGAGGGATTCGGGATGAAGGCCGAGGCGCCGGGAGCGCCGCCTCCACCGCCTCCGCCCGCGCCCGTGGCCGAGGCGCCCGCCACGCCGGGACGGGCCTGGTTCCCCGAGACGTTCCTCTTCGAGCCGCTGGTGGTGACGGATGCGTCCGGCCTGGCCTCGGTGCCGGTGAAGGTGCCGGACCGGCTGACGAACTGGCGGGTGCTGGCGCTGGCGCACTCGCGCTCGGGGGCGCAGGCCGGGGCGGTGAGCGGCTTCGCGGGCACACTGCCCACCTACGTGGACCCGGTGCTGCCGCCCTTCCTGCGTGCGGGCGACGTGGTGCGCGTACCGGTGCAGGTGGTGAACACCACGGGCACGCCGGTGACGCGCCCGCTGAAGGTGGAGGCGCAGGGCGCGGCGGTGGAGGGAGGCTCGCGCACGGTGACGGTGCCGGCGGCGGGCAGCGTGGTGGAGTACGTGACGGTGCGGACGGCGCAGCCGGGGCCGGTGACGCTGCGGGCCTCGTTGGGAGGCACGGACTCGGTGGTGCGGACGTTCGACGTGTGGCCCACGGGCCGGCCGGTGGCGGAGACGCACGGCGGCACCCTGGCGGCGCCGCGCACCCTGGAACTGGTGGGCCCCGAGAACGCGGTGGCCGGCAGCGAGCGGGTGCGGTTGCTCGTCTTCCCGGGGGCGCTGGGCGTGCTGCGCTCGGAGCTGAACGCGGCGTTCGGACGTGGAGGCGTGGCCGAGGATGCCTACGCGCTGCTGCTCGCCGGGCGCGCGCCGGAGCTGCTGAAGTCCCTGGGTGGCACGGCGGACGCGGACTCGCTGAAGCGCATGTCGGCGCTGGCCGGGCAGCGGGTGCTGCGGGCGGGCCGTGCGCCGGAGGTGGCCACGGCGGCGCTGTTGGCGGAGGCGGCGCTGGTGCACCCGGACAACCCGGTGCTGGCGCGGCTGGGCGAGCGCCTGTCGGGACAGGTGGCCTCGGCGCAGCGGCCCGATGGGACGTGCCAGGGCGCGGACGGGTGGACGTTGCAGCGGTTGCTGGTGGCCACGGCGGACTGTGCCCGGGCGGTGCGTGCCGGGACGGGCTCGGACGCGGGACGCCGGAGGGCCTCGGGCTTCGACGCGCGCGTGGCGGGTGCCTTCGAGCGCTACGCGGCACGGGTGCAGGACGGCTACACGGCGGCGGCGGTGCTGGCCAGCGGGGGCGTGTCCGGCACGGTGCGGGACGCGCTGCGCAAGCAGGTGCGTGAGGCCATCCAGAAGCGGCCGGACGGCTCCGCCTTCCTGCCGGTGGGCCCGGGCGTGGTGCGCGCGGACGGGCTCGTCCCCTCGGAGACGGAGGCCACGGCGCTCGCGGTGTTGGCGCTCGTGGACGACAAGGAGGCGCCCCTGGCGGACCTGGGCACCTCGCTGCTCGCGGACTACCGGCCCGAGCGCGGCTGGGGTGACGGGCGTGCCAACCTCGTGGGCCTGAAGGCGGCGCTGGCGCTCTTCAAGGAGCCGCTGCCGTCCCAGGTGAGCGTGGTGCTGGAGCGGGACGGCAAGGTGGTGACGGAGGGCACGTTCGACGCGAAGGCACTGCGGGAGGTGCTCGCGCTGGAGGGCGCGGCGGCGGGCTCGGCGGGCAAGCACACGTGGGCGGTGCGCGCGGAGCCGGCGGTGCCGGGGCTGGGCTTCTCCCTCACGCTGGGGGCCTACGTGCCATGGCGCGCGAGCGAGACGGGGCGAGGGCTGGAACTCGCGGTGAAGGGCCCGGCGGAGGTGAAGGTGGGGATGCCGGCGGAGGTGACGGTGCAGGCGGCCTCGCCCGCGGGGATGGCGCTCACGCTGCGCCAGGGATTGCCCGCGGGGGTGCAGGTGGACCGGGCGAGCCTGGATGCACTGGTGAACGAGGGGAAGGTGACGTCCTACGAGGTGGAGGATGGGGCGGTGAGCCTCACCCTGCCGCCGCGCGGCGCGGCCGAGCCCTTCAGTGCGCGCTTCCGGGTGGTGCCCACGCTGGCGGGCTCACTGCAGGCGGGGGCGTCGAGCCTCACGCCGGTGGACCGGCCGGACTTCGTCTTCCACGTGCCCCCGGCCACCTGGGCGGTGCGCTGA
- a CDS encoding ATP-grasp domain-containing protein: MSVKENAYDIALVTASTFPECLPDEQLLAQALAARGLKAGPVIWDDPAVDWSRFRLALIRTAWDSDARREEFVAWADRAGAHCPLWNPPEVLRWNTHKGYLRELAARGIATVPTAWLERGSRADVKALLAARGWNDAVVKPAVSAGARDTLRVRRPEELPAAQALVERVLPHKDMMVQPYLPSVESHGERSILFLGGEHTHAIKRPPALSGNPGYDATAAEPAPSSEDERAFARQVLAATGFELLYARVDVARDAHGGLLLMELEITEPNLFLRQGGPRAVERLADAIVHKARGMA; this comes from the coding sequence ATGTCCGTGAAAGAGAACGCCTACGACATCGCCCTCGTCACCGCGTCCACCTTCCCCGAGTGCCTGCCGGATGAGCAGCTGCTCGCCCAGGCCCTCGCCGCGAGGGGCCTGAAGGCCGGGCCCGTCATCTGGGATGACCCGGCCGTGGACTGGAGCCGCTTCCGGCTCGCGCTCATCCGCACCGCCTGGGACTCGGACGCGCGCCGGGAGGAGTTCGTGGCCTGGGCCGACCGCGCCGGGGCCCACTGCCCGCTGTGGAATCCGCCCGAGGTGCTCCGCTGGAACACGCACAAGGGCTACCTGCGCGAGCTCGCGGCGCGCGGCATCGCCACCGTGCCCACCGCCTGGCTGGAGCGTGGCTCGCGGGCGGACGTGAAGGCGTTGCTCGCGGCGCGCGGCTGGAATGACGCGGTGGTGAAGCCGGCGGTGTCCGCGGGCGCGCGGGACACACTGCGCGTCCGGAGGCCCGAGGAGCTCCCCGCCGCCCAGGCCCTGGTGGAGCGTGTGCTCCCGCACAAGGACATGATGGTGCAGCCCTACCTGCCCTCGGTGGAGAGCCATGGTGAGCGCTCCATCCTCTTCCTGGGCGGCGAGCACACCCACGCCATCAAGCGTCCGCCGGCCCTCTCGGGCAACCCGGGCTACGACGCCACCGCCGCCGAGCCCGCCCCCTCCTCCGAGGACGAGCGCGCCTTCGCCCGCCAGGTGCTCGCCGCCACCGGCTTCGAGCTGCTCTACGCCCGGGTGGACGTGGCGCGGGACGCGCACGGGGGGCTGCTGCTGATGGAGCTGGAGATCACCGAGCCCAACCTCTTCCTGAGGCAGGGAGGGCCCCGGGCGGTGGAGCGGCTGGCGGACGCGATTGTCCACAAGGCCCGTGGGATGGCTTAG
- a CDS encoding GNAT family N-acetyltransferase: MDSAFRQQFLGLDLTLARRFATVESRPWGYFVHEVGNPGHWDANTARWLRAEAPEAALEDMVSLYRARGLAPRVRVDDLSAPGDVVERLEARGFQTDSQVMRLMHWAPGSSRPLPVLFSGVTLEVAGPEMIASLVEIQAGADGWEGRDWRVRYLERLVPSSASHYYLARVDGVPAAMAALHEGEGCALVQEVATSPRHRRRGLATALITWLQRRATVPLFLQVSNPEAERIYARAGFRVWGELEQVTCVLPGA, encoded by the coding sequence ATGGATTCCGCCTTCCGTCAGCAGTTCCTGGGACTCGACCTGACGCTGGCCCGGCGCTTCGCGACGGTCGAGTCACGGCCGTGGGGATATTTCGTCCACGAGGTGGGAAATCCCGGCCACTGGGATGCGAACACCGCGCGCTGGCTGCGAGCGGAGGCTCCGGAGGCCGCGCTCGAGGACATGGTGTCGCTCTACCGGGCGAGGGGGCTGGCGCCACGGGTGCGGGTGGATGACCTGAGCGCACCCGGTGACGTGGTGGAGCGGCTGGAGGCGCGGGGCTTCCAGACGGACTCGCAGGTGATGCGCCTCATGCACTGGGCGCCGGGGTCCTCCCGTCCGCTTCCGGTGTTGTTCTCGGGGGTGACGCTGGAGGTGGCGGGCCCGGAGATGATCGCCTCCCTGGTGGAGATTCAAGCGGGGGCCGATGGCTGGGAGGGACGCGACTGGCGGGTGCGCTACCTGGAGCGGCTGGTTCCCAGCTCCGCGTCGCACTACTACCTCGCCCGGGTGGACGGTGTGCCGGCGGCGATGGCGGCCCTGCATGAGGGGGAGGGCTGTGCGTTGGTCCAGGAGGTGGCGACGAGCCCCAGGCATCGCCGGCGCGGCCTGGCGACGGCGTTGATCACCTGGCTGCAGCGCAGGGCCACGGTGCCACTCTTCCTCCAGGTGTCCAACCCCGAGGCGGAGCGCATCTACGCGCGCGCGGGCTTCCGCGTGTGGGGAGAGCTCGAGCAGGTGACGTGCGTCCTGCCCGGGGCCTGA
- a CDS encoding LysR family transcriptional regulator, whose translation MPDWNDLRYFLAIAREGTLAGAARGLEVDASTVGRRLAALEEELGSKLFDRTPAGLVLTDAGRGIHSAVEQMEAAALAVERRASGEDARLEGVVRITLTEAFAVDIVLPRFAPFRERHPGIEVQFLTDYGALDLARREADLAIRLTRPQGDTLLARKVGEIAIAPYASEAYLERRGAPEPARGFAGHDVIGYADAAAKWPEARWLAEAASGARVSVRCNSLLSVVAATVAGMGVGVMPCLCGDREPGLRRVAPLVASLRRDIWLVVHPDLQHNARVRATLHFLTELIHRERPLLSGEGRPAVRSSGRRSS comes from the coding sequence GTGCCGGACTGGAATGATCTCCGCTACTTCCTCGCCATCGCGCGGGAGGGGACGCTCGCCGGGGCCGCGCGGGGCCTGGAGGTGGATGCCTCCACCGTGGGCCGGCGGCTCGCGGCGCTCGAGGAGGAGCTGGGCTCGAAGCTCTTCGATCGCACGCCCGCGGGGCTGGTGCTGACGGACGCGGGGCGGGGCATCCACTCGGCGGTGGAGCAGATGGAGGCGGCGGCGCTCGCGGTGGAGCGCCGGGCCAGTGGCGAGGACGCGCGCCTGGAGGGCGTGGTGCGCATCACCCTCACCGAGGCCTTCGCCGTGGACATCGTCCTGCCGCGCTTCGCTCCCTTCCGCGAGCGCCACCCCGGCATCGAGGTGCAGTTCCTCACCGACTACGGCGCACTGGACCTGGCCCGGCGCGAGGCGGACCTCGCCATCCGTCTCACCCGGCCCCAGGGGGACACGCTGCTGGCGCGCAAGGTGGGGGAGATCGCCATCGCCCCCTATGCCTCCGAGGCGTACCTGGAGCGGCGCGGTGCACCGGAGCCGGCGCGGGGCTTCGCCGGCCATGACGTCATCGGCTACGCGGACGCCGCGGCGAAGTGGCCCGAGGCCCGCTGGCTGGCCGAGGCCGCTTCGGGCGCCCGGGTGTCGGTGCGCTGCAACTCACTGCTGTCGGTGGTGGCGGCCACCGTCGCGGGCATGGGCGTGGGGGTGATGCCGTGCCTGTGTGGGGACCGGGAGCCGGGGCTGCGGCGCGTGGCGCCCCTGGTGGCCTCGCTGCGCCGTGACATCTGGCTGGTGGTCCACCCGGATTTGCAGCACAACGCGCGTGTGCGCGCCACCCTCCACTTCCTCACCGAGCTCATCCATCGCGAGCGCCCCCTGCTGTCCGGCGAGGGCCGCCCCGCCGTGCGTTCCTCCGGGAGGCGTTCCTCGTGA
- a CDS encoding MG2 domain-containing protein: MNIRINRRVALGIAAVLAVGLVRWATSDVCVSAWAFQGVKVYRCPDGDFRQTLGLSVEGLAREATGTVSVSAEAHGVTDDAWGRLNAPVRRLEASLFLVDAGGKESPLAPEKGWEQRDSDFSLSARVKLPALPDGDYLLRARVTTPLGTGTVDAPLALYAPARVHVLTDRPLYEPGHQVRFRAVVLRAKDLAPIDGRPGTWFVTDPSGEVVLEQRLPAGPWGVVSGDFPLDRGAPTGTWTARWTSGEASGEASFQVKPFTLPRFRVEAVSTKPFWRVGESPVVEGRVVYSSGAPVADAAVDVSWNASGRWPAPLEWLDAKAKDGLPRKARTDASGRFRLALPRVPYDLRGQATLSAWLSATDPAGDQVQGGASVLLAEDALAVSAVTELSDGLSDGYSNRVYLRATTADGQLLPGAELTVKRAWDPRDEGVRAVTDEDGVAAFQLDPGPPVNVVLPAMPVRRQPPPPPVRLDSVRELLANDGSPALEDQLALERWLESLRPCARFVSPDVGANQVTLGVRVAAGGSVVDVVSDGSLLGSCLASVVRARSLPPGRERMLGLTLAMLDPGLPSLEFEVLDAAGASEELEAALQAAALDARECLPAKLSLSAALPAVLTWRTRPKQREVEVGWSSLPPEEDMLPAAHLSCIQSRFSRLVLSAEPESAMGVVRFTAEPVGGGSDGEVAQETTLLGYELVVSAKAGKEDLGSTKWVVHPARLPPTRLRATPVLARMGDEVRIELLRGPDFNGKLPKELILMAGEKELKAKVDNKVARFQLPEDFEGWAEASWAGAVARVYVAPRAQLALEVTPDKTAYAPGELAHLQVHTRVDGADGPAAVGLFGVDESLSQLVPLPGRGALDGMRPVPTVSSPAFEVLDGTALAMGRIRGANAAAATLLRVSGVPPRDGGERRLSLQVSTPFEPEVELTEPFYRVLSELTVQARAWEESAPKDETLSPGGMAKLWEKALEACEKRGEAVTDAYGRRLKLSRLPPELLALTDPRAVVVNGTRLPEDVENWGAWVAREAP, from the coding sequence ATGAACATCCGTATCAACCGCCGGGTCGCCCTCGGTATCGCCGCGGTGCTCGCCGTGGGACTCGTGAGGTGGGCCACCTCGGACGTGTGCGTGTCCGCGTGGGCCTTCCAGGGTGTGAAGGTGTACCGCTGTCCGGACGGTGACTTCCGGCAGACGCTGGGCCTGAGCGTCGAAGGGCTCGCCCGGGAGGCCACGGGCACCGTCTCCGTGTCGGCCGAGGCCCACGGCGTCACCGACGACGCCTGGGGGCGGCTGAACGCTCCGGTGCGGCGCCTGGAGGCCTCGCTCTTCCTCGTGGACGCCGGGGGCAAGGAGTCTCCCCTCGCGCCCGAGAAGGGCTGGGAGCAGCGCGACTCCGACTTCTCCCTGAGCGCCCGGGTGAAGCTGCCCGCGCTGCCGGATGGGGACTACCTGCTGCGTGCCCGCGTCACCACGCCGCTGGGCACCGGCACCGTGGACGCGCCGCTGGCCCTCTACGCTCCCGCCCGCGTCCACGTCCTCACCGACCGGCCCCTCTACGAGCCCGGCCACCAGGTCCGCTTCCGCGCCGTGGTGCTGCGTGCGAAGGACCTCGCGCCCATTGATGGGCGCCCGGGCACGTGGTTCGTCACCGACCCGTCCGGCGAGGTGGTGCTGGAGCAGCGCCTGCCCGCGGGCCCGTGGGGCGTGGTGTCCGGGGACTTCCCGCTCGACCGCGGCGCGCCCACCGGCACCTGGACGGCGCGCTGGACGAGCGGCGAGGCCTCCGGCGAGGCCTCCTTCCAGGTGAAGCCCTTCACCCTGCCGCGCTTCCGCGTGGAGGCCGTCAGCACGAAGCCCTTCTGGCGCGTGGGCGAGTCCCCCGTCGTCGAGGGCCGCGTCGTCTACAGCTCGGGCGCGCCGGTGGCGGACGCGGCCGTGGACGTCTCGTGGAACGCCTCCGGCCGGTGGCCCGCGCCCCTCGAGTGGCTCGACGCGAAGGCGAAGGACGGGCTGCCCCGGAAGGCACGCACGGATGCCTCGGGACGCTTCCGCCTCGCCCTGCCGCGCGTGCCGTATGACCTGCGCGGCCAGGCCACCCTCTCCGCGTGGCTGTCCGCCACGGATCCCGCGGGAGACCAGGTGCAGGGCGGTGCCTCGGTGCTGCTCGCCGAGGACGCGCTCGCCGTGTCGGCCGTGACGGAGCTGTCGGATGGACTGTCGGACGGCTACAGCAACCGCGTCTACCTGCGCGCCACCACGGCGGACGGCCAGCTGCTGCCCGGCGCGGAGCTCACCGTGAAGCGCGCGTGGGACCCTCGGGACGAGGGCGTGCGCGCGGTGACGGACGAGGACGGCGTGGCCGCCTTCCAGCTCGACCCGGGCCCGCCCGTCAACGTCGTCCTTCCCGCCATGCCAGTGCGCCGCCAGCCTCCGCCGCCTCCGGTGCGGTTGGACTCGGTGAGGGAGCTGCTCGCGAACGACGGCTCGCCCGCGCTGGAGGACCAGCTCGCCCTGGAGCGGTGGCTGGAGTCCCTGCGCCCCTGTGCGCGCTTCGTGTCTCCCGACGTGGGCGCCAACCAGGTGACGCTGGGGGTGCGCGTGGCCGCGGGGGGCTCGGTGGTGGACGTGGTGTCGGATGGCTCGCTGCTGGGCTCCTGCCTCGCCTCGGTGGTGCGTGCGCGCTCGCTGCCGCCCGGCCGCGAGCGGATGTTGGGGCTCACCCTGGCGATGCTCGACCCGGGCCTGCCCTCGCTCGAGTTCGAGGTGCTCGACGCCGCCGGTGCCAGCGAGGAGTTGGAGGCGGCGCTGCAAGCCGCGGCGCTCGATGCGCGCGAGTGCCTGCCCGCGAAGCTGTCGCTGTCCGCGGCGCTGCCGGCCGTGCTCACGTGGCGCACGCGCCCCAAGCAGCGCGAGGTGGAGGTGGGCTGGTCGTCCTTGCCCCCGGAGGAGGACATGCTGCCCGCGGCCCACCTGTCCTGCATCCAGTCCCGCTTCTCCCGGCTGGTGCTGAGCGCCGAGCCCGAGAGTGCCATGGGCGTGGTGCGCTTCACCGCCGAGCCCGTGGGGGGCGGCTCCGACGGAGAGGTGGCCCAGGAGACGACGCTGCTCGGCTACGAGCTGGTGGTGAGCGCGAAGGCGGGCAAGGAGGACCTGGGCTCGACGAAGTGGGTGGTGCACCCGGCCCGGTTGCCGCCCACGCGGCTGAGGGCCACGCCGGTGCTGGCGCGTATGGGGGACGAGGTGCGCATCGAGCTGCTGCGCGGCCCGGACTTCAACGGGAAGCTGCCCAAGGAGCTCATCCTCATGGCCGGGGAGAAGGAGCTGAAGGCGAAGGTGGACAACAAGGTGGCGCGCTTCCAGCTGCCCGAGGACTTCGAGGGCTGGGCCGAGGCGAGCTGGGCGGGAGCGGTGGCCCGGGTGTACGTGGCGCCGCGCGCGCAACTGGCGCTCGAGGTGACGCCGGACAAGACGGCCTACGCGCCCGGTGAGCTGGCGCACCTCCAGGTACACACGCGGGTGGACGGCGCGGACGGCCCGGCGGCGGTGGGCCTCTTCGGCGTGGACGAGAGTCTGTCGCAGCTGGTGCCGTTGCCGGGGAGGGGCGCGCTCGACGGCATGCGTCCGGTGCCCACGGTGTCCTCGCCGGCCTTCGAGGTGCTGGACGGGACGGCGCTCGCCATGGGCCGCATCCGGGGCGCCAACGCGGCCGCGGCCACGCTGCTGCGGGTGTCGGGCGTGCCGCCGCGGGATGGCGGTGAGCGGCGGCTGTCGCTCCAGGTGTCCACTCCCTTCGAGCCGGAGGTGGAGCTGACCGAGCCCTTCTACCGGGTGCTGTCGGAGCTGACGGTGCAGGCGCGCGCGTGGGAGGAGTCGGCGCCCAAGGACGAGACGCTCTCGCCGGGGGGAATGGCGAAGCTGTGGGAGAAGGCGCTCGAGGCCTGTGAGAAGCGCGGCGAGGCGGTGACGGACGCCTATGGCCGCCGGTTGAAGCTGTCGCGGCTGCCGCCGGAGCTGCTCGCCCTCACCGACCCGCGGGCGGTGGTGGTGAACGGCACGCGGCTGCCCGAGGACGTCGAGAACTGGGGCGCGTGGGTCGCCCGGGAGGCGCCATGA
- a CDS encoding AEC family transporter has protein sequence MSQFVGLLAASLLLGAFARRSGRFPEQTALVLNAFVLNIALPALVLRAVHRLTLAPELLAAAATPWLVFGGSWLFFRALGPRLGFPPGTVAALVLTGGLSNTAFVGLPLIEGLMGRDALQVAVVVDQLGSFLVLGTVATLFATHAAARDTRTGALLKKVAGFPPLLALVTAFLLHPWDWPAAVDVVLGRLGDLLTPLALFSVGFQLRPSGVKGRMRALALGLGYKLALAPLAIALLLLLLPGMGRLTFEVSVLQAAMAPMVTAAILAADNGLDPELSALMVGLGIPLSFATVPFVLWLLH, from the coding sequence GTGAGCCAGTTCGTCGGTCTGCTGGCCGCCAGCCTCCTCCTTGGTGCCTTCGCCCGGCGCAGTGGCCGCTTCCCGGAGCAGACGGCGCTGGTCCTCAACGCCTTCGTGCTCAACATCGCGCTGCCCGCGCTGGTGCTGCGCGCGGTGCATCGCCTCACGCTCGCCCCCGAGCTGCTCGCCGCCGCCGCCACGCCCTGGCTCGTCTTCGGCGGCTCGTGGCTCTTCTTCCGCGCACTGGGCCCGCGGCTGGGCTTTCCGCCCGGCACCGTGGCGGCGCTCGTCCTCACCGGCGGGCTGAGTAACACCGCCTTCGTGGGCCTGCCCCTCATCGAGGGCCTCATGGGCCGCGACGCGCTGCAGGTGGCCGTCGTCGTGGATCAGCTCGGCTCGTTCCTGGTGCTGGGTACGGTGGCCACTCTCTTCGCCACGCACGCCGCCGCCAGGGACACCCGCACCGGGGCGCTGCTCAAGAAGGTGGCGGGCTTTCCGCCCTTGCTCGCCCTGGTGACCGCGTTCCTCTTGCACCCGTGGGACTGGCCCGCGGCCGTGGACGTGGTGCTCGGCCGGCTGGGAGACCTGCTCACCCCGCTGGCGCTCTTCTCCGTGGGTTTCCAGTTGCGGCCCTCGGGCGTGAAGGGCCGGATGCGCGCGCTCGCGCTGGGGCTCGGTTACAAGCTGGCGCTGGCGCCGCTCGCCATCGCGCTCCTGCTGCTGCTGCTGCCCGGCATGGGCCGGCTCACCTTCGAGGTGTCCGTTCTCCAGGCCGCCATGGCTCCCATGGTCACCGCCGCCATCCTGGCCGCGGACAATGGGCTGGACCCTGAACTCTCCGCCCTCATGGTGGGGCTGGGCATTCCACTCTCGTTCGCCACGGTGCCCTTCGTCCTGTGGCTCCTGCACTGA
- a CDS encoding Lrp/AsnC family transcriptional regulator, protein MDELDHRIVDLLQRDGRATQLELSRSVGLSQPAVAERIRKLEERGIITGYTARVDASKLGKDITAFIGVSIEHPKYFEGFARKVLAMPEVLEAHRVAGQDSYILKVRTRNTKTLDTLLVETLRTISGVTRTHTTIVLTSIKEETYIHVSPEELKGA, encoded by the coding sequence ATGGATGAACTGGACCACCGCATCGTCGATCTGCTGCAGCGCGATGGGCGAGCCACGCAGCTGGAGCTGTCCCGGTCCGTGGGCCTGTCCCAGCCGGCGGTGGCCGAGCGCATCCGCAAGCTCGAGGAGCGGGGCATCATCACGGGCTACACGGCGCGCGTGGACGCGTCGAAGCTGGGCAAGGACATCACCGCCTTCATCGGCGTGAGCATCGAGCACCCCAAGTACTTCGAGGGGTTCGCCCGCAAGGTGCTGGCCATGCCCGAGGTGCTCGAGGCCCACCGCGTCGCCGGTCAGGACTCGTACATCCTCAAGGTGCGCACGCGGAACACGAAGACGCTCGACACCCTGCTCGTGGAGACGCTGCGGACCATCTCCGGCGTCACACGTACGCACACCACCATCGTTCTGACATCCATCAAGGAGGAGACGTACATCCACGTCTCCCCCGAAGAGCTGAAAGGAGCCTGA